A genome region from Armatimonadota bacterium includes the following:
- the ruvC gene encoding crossover junction endodeoxyribonuclease RuvC, whose protein sequence is MRVLGIDPGLTASGYGIVDVNGRREALTEAGVIRPGGRELSARLRRLHQAITEVLEEWQPEVVVIEEVYSKYRHPRTAILMAHARGVICMAAGTAEREVVHYGASEVRRALTGNGRASERQVREMVCRRLGIGSHRGDDHAYDALALALCHAGRARAAAARPLMTSEAAR, encoded by the coding sequence GTGCGCGTGCTGGGGATAGATCCGGGTCTCACCGCCAGCGGCTACGGCATCGTTGACGTCAACGGCCGGCGCGAGGCGCTGACCGAGGCGGGGGTGATCCGTCCGGGCGGACGCGAGTTGAGCGCGCGACTGCGCCGCCTCCACCAAGCGATCACCGAGGTGCTCGAGGAATGGCAGCCCGAGGTGGTGGTGATCGAGGAAGTCTACTCCAAGTATCGTCACCCCCGCACCGCCATTCTCATGGCGCACGCGCGCGGGGTGATCTGCATGGCGGCGGGGACCGCGGAGCGGGAAGTGGTGCACTACGGGGCGTCGGAGGTGCGACGGGCGCTGACCGGAAACGGGCGCGCGAGCGAGCGCCAGGTGCGGGAGATGGTATGTCGGCGACTGGGGATCGGCTCGCACCGCGGTGACGACCACGCGTACGACGCCCTCGCCCTCGCGCTGTGCCACGCGGGCCGGGCGCGAGCAGCGGCGGCGCGCCCGTTGATGACGTCGGAGGCCGCCCGGTGA